The following coding sequences are from one Saccopteryx bilineata isolate mSacBil1 chromosome 3, mSacBil1_pri_phased_curated, whole genome shotgun sequence window:
- the NOP53 gene encoding ribosome biogenesis protein NOP53 isoform X1 has protein sequence MAAGSSGCGGNLRWKSEADSGFLGLRPTSVDPALRRRRRGPRNRKRGWRRLAQEPLGLEVDQFLEDVRLQERTSGGLVAEAPDEKLFFVDTGSKDRELSKKRTKSQKRSLLLKKPLRVDLVLENTSKIPAPKDILAHQVPNAKKLKRKEKLWEKLARQGELPREVRRAQARLLHPPVAKAKPGPQDTVERPFYDLWAKDNPLEQPLAGQDMFFLEQTKKKGVRRPPRLLTKPSQVPAVEVTPAGASYNPTFADHQTLLWEAHEVELQRQKEAEKLERQLALPSGEQTATQESMFEELCQGLLEESDGEGEREPGVGQDVGQDVGPEAAREQAREDQAGGASAAPARLAAVEKKTEQQRRREKAARMLEVQRAAVRAARLQHQELFRLRGIKAQVAQRLAELARRRARRQARRLAEADRPRRLGRLKYQAPDIDVQLSSELSDSLRTLKPEGNILCDRFKSFQRRNMIEPRERAKFKRKYKVKLVEKRAFREIQL, from the exons ATGGCGGCAGGAAGCAGCGGCTGTGGTGGCAATCTCCGCTGGAAAAGCGAGGCCGATTCCGGTTTCCTGGGGCTGCGGCCCACCTCGGTGGACCCAGCGTTAAGGCGGCGGCGGCGAGGCCCAAGAAACAGGAAGCGGGGCTGGCGGCGGCTTGCTCAGGAGCCGCTGGGGCTCGAAGTTGATCAGTTCCTGGAAGATGTGCGGCTGCAGGAGCGCACGAGCGG TGGCTTGGTAGCAGAGGCCCCCGATGAAAAACTCTTCTTCGTGGATACTGGTTCCAAGGATAGAG AGCTGAGCAAGAAGAGGACCAAAAGCCAGAAGAGGTCCCTGCTTCTCAAGAAACCGCTTCGGGTCGACCTTGTTTTAGAAAACACGTCCAAGATCCCTGCTCCCAAAGA CATCCTCGCCCACCAGGTCCCCAACGCCAAGAAGCTCAAGCGGAAGGAGAAGTTATGGGAGAAGCTAGCGAGGCAGGGCGAGCTGCCCCGCGAGGTGCGCAGGGCGCAGGCCCGACTCCTCCACCCTCCTGTTGCCAAAGCCAAGCCTGGACCGCAGGACACCGTGGAGCGGCCCTTCTACGATCTCTGGGCCAAAGATA ACCCCCTGGAGCAGCCGTTGGCTGGCCAGGACATGTTTTTCCTGGAGCAGACCAAGAAGAAAGGAGTGAGG CGGCCGCCACGTCTCCTCACCAAGCCGTCCCAGGTGCCCGCCGTGGAGGTGACACCCGCTGGGGCCTCCTACAACCCAACCTTTGCGGACCACCAG ACCCTGCTCTGGGAAGCCCACGAGGTCGAGCTGCAGCGGcagaaggaggcagagaagcTGGAGCGGCAGCTAGCCCTGCCCTCCGGGGAGCAGACCGCCACCCAG GAGTCGATGTTTGAGGAGCTGTGCCAGGGGCTGCTGGAGGAGTCggatggggagggggagcgggAGCCAGGCGTGGGCCAGGACGTGGGCCAGGACGTGGGCCCAGAGGCGGCCAGAGAGCAGGCTAGAGAAGACCAGGCTGGAGGGGCCTCAGCTGCACCTGCCCGCCTGGCCGCTgtggaaaagaagacagagcagCAGCGTCGGCGGGAAAAGGCTGCCCGGATGCTG GAGGTCCAGCGGGCCGCAGTGCGGGCTGCCCGGTTGCAGCACCAGGAGCTCTTCAGGCTGCGTGGGATCAAGGCCCAAGTGGCGCAGCGGCTGGCCGAGCTGGCACGGCGGCGGGCACGACGGCAGGCACGGCGGCTGGCTGAGGCCGACAGGCCCCGCAGGCTGGGGCGGCTCAA GTATCAGGCCCCTGACATCGATGTGCAGCTCAGCTCAGAGCTGTCTGACTCGCTGCGGACCCTGAAG CCCGAGGGCAACATCCTCTGTGACCGTTTCAAGAGCTTCCAGAGGAGAAACATGATCGAGCCCCGGGAGAGAGCCAA GTTCAAGCGCAAGTACAAAGTGAAGCTGGTGGAGAAGCGGGCGTTCCGAGAGATCCA GTTGTAG
- the NOP53 gene encoding ribosome biogenesis protein NOP53 isoform X2, with product MAAGSSGCGGNLRWKSEADSGFLGLRPTSVDPALRRRRRGPRNRKRGWRRLAQEPLGLEVDQFLEDVRLQERTSGGLVAEAPDEKLFFVDTGSKDRELSKKRTKSQKRSLLLKKPLRVDLVLENTSKIPAPKDILAHQVPNAKKLKRKEKLWEKLARQGELPREVRRAQARLLHPPVAKAKPGPQDTVERPFYDLWAKDNPLEQPLAGQDMFFLEQTKKKGVRRPPRLLTKPSQVPAVEVTPAGASYNPTFADHQTLLWEAHEVELQRQKEAEKLERQLALPSGEQTATQESMFEELCQGLLEESDGEGEREPGVGQDVGQDVGPEAAREQAREDQAGGASAAPARLAAVEKKTEQQRRREKAARMLEVQRAAVRAARLQHQELFRLRGIKAQVAQRLAELARRRARRQARRLAEADRPRRLGRLKYQAPDIDVQLSSELSDSLRTLKPEGNILCDRFKSFQRRNMIEPRERAKFKRKYKVKLVEKRAFREIQ from the exons ATGGCGGCAGGAAGCAGCGGCTGTGGTGGCAATCTCCGCTGGAAAAGCGAGGCCGATTCCGGTTTCCTGGGGCTGCGGCCCACCTCGGTGGACCCAGCGTTAAGGCGGCGGCGGCGAGGCCCAAGAAACAGGAAGCGGGGCTGGCGGCGGCTTGCTCAGGAGCCGCTGGGGCTCGAAGTTGATCAGTTCCTGGAAGATGTGCGGCTGCAGGAGCGCACGAGCGG TGGCTTGGTAGCAGAGGCCCCCGATGAAAAACTCTTCTTCGTGGATACTGGTTCCAAGGATAGAG AGCTGAGCAAGAAGAGGACCAAAAGCCAGAAGAGGTCCCTGCTTCTCAAGAAACCGCTTCGGGTCGACCTTGTTTTAGAAAACACGTCCAAGATCCCTGCTCCCAAAGA CATCCTCGCCCACCAGGTCCCCAACGCCAAGAAGCTCAAGCGGAAGGAGAAGTTATGGGAGAAGCTAGCGAGGCAGGGCGAGCTGCCCCGCGAGGTGCGCAGGGCGCAGGCCCGACTCCTCCACCCTCCTGTTGCCAAAGCCAAGCCTGGACCGCAGGACACCGTGGAGCGGCCCTTCTACGATCTCTGGGCCAAAGATA ACCCCCTGGAGCAGCCGTTGGCTGGCCAGGACATGTTTTTCCTGGAGCAGACCAAGAAGAAAGGAGTGAGG CGGCCGCCACGTCTCCTCACCAAGCCGTCCCAGGTGCCCGCCGTGGAGGTGACACCCGCTGGGGCCTCCTACAACCCAACCTTTGCGGACCACCAG ACCCTGCTCTGGGAAGCCCACGAGGTCGAGCTGCAGCGGcagaaggaggcagagaagcTGGAGCGGCAGCTAGCCCTGCCCTCCGGGGAGCAGACCGCCACCCAG GAGTCGATGTTTGAGGAGCTGTGCCAGGGGCTGCTGGAGGAGTCggatggggagggggagcgggAGCCAGGCGTGGGCCAGGACGTGGGCCAGGACGTGGGCCCAGAGGCGGCCAGAGAGCAGGCTAGAGAAGACCAGGCTGGAGGGGCCTCAGCTGCACCTGCCCGCCTGGCCGCTgtggaaaagaagacagagcagCAGCGTCGGCGGGAAAAGGCTGCCCGGATGCTG GAGGTCCAGCGGGCCGCAGTGCGGGCTGCCCGGTTGCAGCACCAGGAGCTCTTCAGGCTGCGTGGGATCAAGGCCCAAGTGGCGCAGCGGCTGGCCGAGCTGGCACGGCGGCGGGCACGACGGCAGGCACGGCGGCTGGCTGAGGCCGACAGGCCCCGCAGGCTGGGGCGGCTCAA GTATCAGGCCCCTGACATCGATGTGCAGCTCAGCTCAGAGCTGTCTGACTCGCTGCGGACCCTGAAG CCCGAGGGCAACATCCTCTGTGACCGTTTCAAGAGCTTCCAGAGGAGAAACATGATCGAGCCCCGGGAGAGAGCCAA GTTCAAGCGCAAGTACAAAGTGAAGCTGGTGGAGAAGCGGGCGTTCCGAGAGATCCAGTGA
- the EHD2 gene encoding EH domain-containing protein 2 yields the protein MFSWMKRSGARGQQPEAIRTVTSSLKELYRTKLLPLEEHYRFGDFHSPALEDADFDGKPMVLVAGQYSTGKTSFIQYLLEQEVPGSRVGPEPTTDCFVAVMHGDTEGIVPGNALVVDPEKPFRKLNPFGNTFLNRFMCAQLPNQVLESISIIDTPGILSGAKQRVSRGYDFPAVLRWFAERVDLIILLFDAHKLEISDEFSEAIGALRGHEDKIRVVLNKADMVETQQLMRVYGALMWALGKVVGTPEVLRVYIGSFWSQPLLVPDNRRLFELEEQDLFRDIQGLPRHAALRKLNDLVKRARLVRVHTYIISYLKKEMPSVFGKENKKKQLILKLPVIFAKIQLEHHISPGDFPDCQKMQELLMAHDFTKFHSLKPKLLEALDEMLTHDIAKLMPLLRQEELESTEVGVQGGAFEGTHMGPFVERGPDEALEDGEEGSDDETEWVVTKDKSKYDEIFYNLAPADGKLSGTKAKTWMVGTKLPNSVLGRIWKLSDVDRDGMLDDEEFALASHLIEAKLEGHGLPTNLPRRLVPPSKRRHKGSAE from the exons ATGTTCAGCTGGATGAAGCGGAGTGGGGCTCGGGGCCAGCAGCCCGAGGCCATCCGCACGGTGACCTCGTCCCTCAAGGAGCTGTACCGCACCAAGCTGCTGCCCCTGGAGGAACACTACCGCTTTGGAGACTTCCACTCACCTGCCCTGGAGGATGCCGACTTCGATGGCAAGCCCATGGTGCTGGTGGCTGGCCAGTACAGCACAGGCAAGACCAGCTTCATCCAGTACCTGCTGGAGCAGGAGGTGCCAGGCTCTCGCGTGGGGCCTGAGCCCACCACCGACTGCTTTGTGGCTGTCATGCACGGTGACACTGAGGGCATCGTGCCGGGTAACGCCCTTGTTGTTGACCCAGAGAAGCCTTTCCGAAAACTCAACCCCTTTGGAAACACTTTCCTCAACAG GTTCATGTGTGCCCAGCTCCCTAATCAGGTCCTGGAGAGCATTAGTATCATTGACACCCCGGGCATCCTGTCTGGTGCCAAACAGAGAGTGAGCCGTG gCTATGACTTCCCAGCGGTGCTGCGCTGGTTCGCTGAGCGCGTGGACCTCATCATCCTGCTGTTCGATGCGCACAAGCTGGAGATCTCCGACGAGTTCTCTGAGGCCATCGGCGCACTGCGCGGCCACGAGGACAAGATCCGAGTGGTTCTCAACAAGGCCGACATGGTGGAGACTCAGCAGCTGATGCGCGTCTACGGGGCGCTCATGTGGGCGCTGGGCAAGGTTGTGGGCACGCCCGAGGTGCTGCGCGTCTACATCGGCTCCTTCTGGTCCCAGCCCCTCCTTGTGCCGGACAACCGGCGCCTCTTTGAGCTGGAGGAGCAGGACCTTTTCCGCGACATCCAGGGCCTGCCGCGCCACGCTGCCCTGCGCAAGCTCAATGACCTGGTGAAGAGGGCCCGGCTGGTGCGG GTTCACACGTACATCATCAGTTACCTGAAGAAGGAGATGCCCTCCGTATTTGGGAAGGAAAACAAGAAGAAGCAGCTGATCCTCAAGCTGCCTGTCATCTTCGCTAAGATTCAGCTGGAGCATCATATATCCCCCGGGGACTTCCCGGACTGCCAGAAGATGCAG GAGCTGCTGATGGCTCACGACTTCACCAAATTCCACTCGTTGAAGCCGAAGCTTCTGGAAGCCCTGGACGAGATGCTGACGCATGACATCGCCAAGCTCATGCCCCTGCTGCGGCAGGAGGAGCTGGAGAGCACCGAGGTGGGCGTGCAGGGCGGCGCTTTTGAGGGCACCCACATGGGCCCGTTTGTGGAGCGAGGGCCCGACGAGGCCCTGGAGGATGGCGAGGAGGGCTCCGACGACGAGACTGAGTGGGTGGTGACTAAGGACAAGTCCAAATACGACGAGATCTTCTACAACCTGGCGCCAGCCGACGGCAAGCTGAGCGGCACCAAGGCCAAGACCTGGATGGTGGGCACCAAGCTCCCCAACTCGGTGCTGGGGCGCATCTGGAAGCTGAGTGACGTTGACCGGGATGGCATGCTGGATGACGAGGAGTTTGCCTTGGCCAGCCACCTCATCGAGGCCAAGCTCGAGGGGCACGGGCTGCCCACCAACCTGCCCCGGCGCCTCGTGCCACCCTCTAAGCGGCGCCACAAGGGCTCGGCAGAGTGA